The following proteins come from a genomic window of bacterium:
- a CDS encoding ATP-binding cassette domain-containing protein, with amino-acid sequence MVHVASFQHVAKLYPRGVLALHDVNLELPKGEFTFLTGPSGAGKTTFLKLLFGEEHPTKGELVVLGHDMNHLRPRHLPGLRRRIGVVFQDFRLLPRRTTVENLDIALRIRRLSKDERQRRIDSILRIVELEGRADSFAEELSGGEQQRVAIARAISGDP; translated from the coding sequence GTGGTCCACGTCGCCAGTTTCCAGCACGTCGCCAAGCTCTACCCCCGCGGCGTCCTGGCTCTCCACGATGTCAACCTAGAACTTCCCAAGGGCGAGTTCACCTTCCTCACCGGTCCCTCCGGTGCCGGCAAGACGACGTTCCTCAAGCTCCTCTTCGGCGAGGAGCACCCCACCAAGGGCGAGCTCGTGGTCCTGGGGCACGACATGAACCACCTGAGACCCCGACACCTGCCGGGGTTGCGGCGGCGGATCGGCGTGGTGTTTCAGGACTTCCGCCTCCTGCCCCGGCGGACCACCGTGGAGAACCTGGACATCGCGCTACGGATCCGGCGCCTGTCCAAAGACGAGCGCCAGCGGCGCATAGACTCCATTCTGCGCATCGTGGAGCTTGAGGGTCGGGCTGATTCCTTCGCCGAGGAGCTCTCCGGCGGCGAGCAGCAGCGCGTGGCCATCGCCCGCGCCATCTCCGGCGACCCC